ATGGGGTTTTCTGTGCCTTTAGAAGAAGTGATGTCTTTTACCTACAAAGCTCCTTTTGCAAATGGCTTGACCGAGCACGAATTTGACCATATTCTAATTGGATATTACAACCAAGACCCTAAACCTAATCCTGATGAAGTTGCAAATTTTAAATGGCGAACTTTAAACCAAATCAAATCAGATATCGCCAATCATCCTGAGCAATACACAGCTTGGTTCAAAATTATATTTGATAAATATCTCACCGCCATTGCACAAAACAAAATGATATGAAAGTTACGGTTCACAGAAAAGCACATTTTAACAGCGCCCATCGTTTGTATCGAAAAGATTGGACAGATGAGAAAAATGATGCCGTTTTTGGGAAATGCAGTAACCCACATTTTCACGGTCACAACTATGAATTAGTGGTTTCTGTGACAGGTGAAGTTAACCCTGAGACGGGTTATGTTATTGACATAAAAGAGCTTAAAGATTTAATCAAATCTGAAGTTGAAGACGAATTTGACCACAAAAATCTCAACGAGCAAGTTGAGGTTTTTAAAACATTAAATCCTACGGCAGAAAATATCGTGGTAGTGATATGGCAAAAGTTGAGAAAACGTTTAGATAAGCATCTCGAACTGAGCGTGACTTTATACGAAACGTCAAGAAATTTTGTAACCTATAAAGGCTAATACAATGAAAGTAAACGATAAATT
This genomic window from Flavobacterium sp. CS20 contains:
- the idi gene encoding isopentenyl-diphosphate Delta-isomerase; amino-acid sequence: MKNTDDKYVILVDENDNPIGKMEKIEAHEKGLLHRAFSVFVFNDKDELLLQQRALTKYHTPGLWSNTCCSHQNEGESNIEAGKRRLEEEMGFSVPLEEVMSFTYKAPFANGLTEHEFDHILIGYYNQDPKPNPDEVANFKWRTLNQIKSDIANHPEQYTAWFKIIFDKYLTAIAQNKMI
- a CDS encoding 6-carboxytetrahydropterin synthase, coding for MKVTVHRKAHFNSAHRLYRKDWTDEKNDAVFGKCSNPHFHGHNYELVVSVTGEVNPETGYVIDIKELKDLIKSEVEDEFDHKNLNEQVEVFKTLNPTAENIVVVIWQKLRKRLDKHLELSVTLYETSRNFVTYKG